The genomic DNA GCCGGCGTCGGTGCCGGTTTGGGCGCCGGTTTCGGTGCCGGCGTCGGTTTGGGCGCGTCTTCGGTCGCCGCGCGGCGGCCCCCGCCGACCAGGGAGAGACGCGCCCCGGCGCCGGTCGCCTCGTCGTCGGGTCGCTGGATGCTCATCGCCTGCCACCCCTCTGCAGGTCGTCCGCAAGACGCGCCAGGGCCTCGGCGATGGCGACACGCTCGTCGCCGTGCCACCCGACCAGCGCGCTGCGCAGGACCTCGCGGCGCGCCTCGCGCACCGCGTCCAGGACGGAGCGGCCCCGGTCCGACAGGCCGAGAAGGCAGGCGCGGCCGTCGACGGGGTCCGACTCCCGTGTCACCAGGCCACTGTCGACGAGGTGCCGCACCTGCCGGCTCACCGTGGACAGGTCGAGCTCGAGCAGGCTCGCCAGGTCGGACAGGCGCACGGACCCGCCCGACTCGTCCAGGCGGAACAGGACCCAGTACCCGGAGCGGTCGACGTGCTCGCCCTCGCCCAGCGCCTGGGCGGGGACGCCGAGGCGCAGCACCGCCCGCGCCACGCGGGTGAGGGCCAGCTCGAGCTCGTCGGCAGCCGTGTCGGTGCGTGCGCCGGCGACGGCCGGTTTCCGCTGGGAGCCGGGGGGCGCGACGCCCTCACCGGGACCGACGGGGCGCGGCGGACTCGGGGCTTTGGCTTTCACGGCCAACGGGAGCTCTCCGGAGGGAAGAGGGGGGCCATCTGCTTGGTACAAACAAGTATCTGTCCCGGCGAGGAGCAGCGCAAGACGGCTGGGCGGCGGCGCTGCCCCGGGACGGGACAACTCGGACAACTCGGTCCGGGCCGAGCCTGCGCGGGCGCGGGCGCTACGACAGGTAGCGGGAGGCGAAGGCGGCCAGCGCCTCGGGCACCTCGCGGGTACGTGCCCACGGGCTGACGATGAGCCGGTCCACGCCGGCGCCCGCGAAGGCGTCGACATCGGCGTCGCTCGCCACCGAGCCGCCGACGGTGACCGTGAAGCGCCCGGTGGCGCCGGCCTGAGCGCGCAGCCCGGCCAGGGTCTCGAGCGGCGGGCGGACCGAGTCGGGCGTGTGGTTGAGCCCGATCCAGCCGTCGTGGCGCGCGGCGCGGCGCAGGGCGGCGGGCGACTCCCCCCCGACGATCACCGGCGGGTGGGGCCGCTGCACCGGCTTGGGCTCGAACATGACGGTGCCGAAGTCGAAGAACCGCCCGTGGTGCTCCACCCGGTCCTCGGTCCACAGCCGCGTGCACACCTGCAGCGCCTCGTCGAGCCGCGCCCCACGCGTGTCGAAGTCGAGGCCGGCCGCCTCCCATTCGCTGCGCAGCCAGCCCGCGCCCACGCCGACCTCGAGGCGCCCCCCGGACACCACGTCGGCGGTCTGCACCGCCCGGGCGGCGACGAAGGGATGGCGCAGGCCCAGGTTGTACACGTGGGTGCCCAGCCGGATCTGCCGGGTGCGGCCGGCCAGGAACGACAGGTAGCCGAACACGTCGAACACGGGCGTCGACGGCGGGACCGGCGGGTGTTCGGCGCCGGCGAAGGGGGACCCGGCCATGTCGACCGGCAGCACGAGGTGCTCCGGGAACCAGATGGACTCGAACCCGAGCTCGTCGGCCATGGTCACGGCCTCGGCGAACATGCTCGGGTGCATCCGCCCCAGGGCGATTCCGAACCGCACGGCCCGCACGCTACCGGGCGCACGGCGCGCCGTCGGGGGACAGGCAGCACGGCGCAGGCGCAGGCGCAGGCGCCGGCGCCGGCGCGCCGACCGGTGCATGGCGCTCCGCCCATGACCACCACCGGGCGAGCGCCGGAGTGGCCCCGGTGTCGACGATGCGGCCGGCCACCACCATGGCCACCACATGGTGCCCGGCGTCACCCAGCGCGGCAGCCGCGCTGCGCACGCGCGCGCCGGTGACCCAGGCGTCGTCGAGAAGCAGGACCCGGCGCGCACGCGGCGCGCCGAGGACGCGGAACGCCGCCTGGTCCGGGGAGAGATGGCCCAACCGTCCGGTGCGCCCGGGTTCACGCTCGAGCCGTAGGCGGGGCAGGCCGGCGAAGCACGGCGCCGCGTCGACCACGGCATCGATCGGGTGGGGCGCCGGGACGCGGCCCGGGCCCCGTGCCGACGAGGGCACGGTGGCGAGGGCGTCCCATCCCCCGCAGGCCTCGGCCGCGCACCCGCCGTGTGCCGCCATGAAGCGCTGCACGTGGTCGGTCAGGCGGCCGGCGAAGTGCCGGCGCACCGAGGGCCCCGGCGCGTCCTTGTACCCGCGCAGCACGCGGTGGAGCGGGTCGCCGGGGCGGCACACCGCCATCGGCACCACCACCGGGCACGGGCGCCCGGGGTGGCCCAGCGCCGCACCCACGGCCCGGCAGCACCAGCAGTCGGGGCGCCCGTCGCGCGCCGGGCCGTGGCAGGTGGCGCACACCCCCGGGCCGGCGCGGGGGACGGGAAGCCCGAGCGCACCACCGGCCCCGGCACCCCCACCGGCGTCGATCCCCATCCCGGCGCGGGTCCCGGCTGGGCCGGCGAGCCCGGCGATCGCTCCCGACACGCTCCCACCTCCGGATGTCCGGCGGCTGTCCAAAGGCGACGGTGCGCCGGCAACGTGCCCCGAGGGCCCCGGCCGGTGGGCCGGGTCAGCCGGCGTCGCGATGCAGCAGGAAGGTGCCCGTCGACCGGCTCACCATGCGATCCTGGTCGTCGCGGGTGGTGGCCTCGGCGTAGGCGACCTGGCGGGCCATGCGCACCACCTCGCCACGGACCCGCACGGGCTCGCCCAGCTTGGCGGGCCGCATGGTCTCGGTCTTCATCTCGAGCGTGCCCCGGGTGCGGTCCCGACCGGCCAGGGCGGCGTTGATGGCGAAGTTCATCGAGGCGTCGAGGATCAGCGAGTGGATGCCGGCCTGCACGATGCCGTGGGGGTTGCAGGCCAGGGCGGTGGGGGTCCAGGTGGCCTCGACCCAGCCGAGGTCCTCGCCGTCGACCCCGTAGGCGGTGAACGAGGCGCCCACCAGCCCGATGACCTCCATGCCGCCGTCGCCCAGCCAGCGGTCCATGTCCTTCACGCGCCCCGTCACGGCGGCCACCGTAGCCCTGGGGTGTCCGGCCGGGCACCGGGGCGGCTCGGGTTTGACCACTGCGCCGGCGCCGGGACAGAATCTTGACCGAGCGGTCAGTTTCTGGCGCTCGGAGATCGACAGGCCGGAACGGCGTCCCACCGGGCG from Acidimicrobiales bacterium includes the following:
- a CDS encoding MarR family transcriptional regulator — translated: MKAKAPSPPRPVGPGEGVAPPGSQRKPAVAGARTDTAADELELALTRVARAVLRLGVPAQALGEGEHVDRSGYWVLFRLDESGGSVRLSDLASLLELDLSTVSRQVRHLVDSGLVTRESDPVDGRACLLGLSDRGRSVLDAVREARREVLRSALVGWHGDERVAIAEALARLADDLQRGGRR
- a CDS encoding TIGR03619 family F420-dependent LLM class oxidoreductase, coding for MRFGIALGRMHPSMFAEAVTMADELGFESIWFPEHLVLPVDMAGSPFAGAEHPPVPPSTPVFDVFGYLSFLAGRTRQIRLGTHVYNLGLRHPFVAARAVQTADVVSGGRLEVGVGAGWLRSEWEAAGLDFDTRGARLDEALQVCTRLWTEDRVEHHGRFFDFGTVMFEPKPVQRPHPPVIVGGESPAALRRAARHDGWIGLNHTPDSVRPPLETLAGLRAQAGATGRFTVTVGGSVASDADVDAFAGAGVDRLIVSPWARTREVPEALAAFASRYLS
- a CDS encoding PaaI family thioesterase, with protein sequence MTGRVKDMDRWLGDGGMEVIGLVGASFTAYGVDGEDLGWVEATWTPTALACNPHGIVQAGIHSLILDASMNFAINAALAGRDRTRGTLEMKTETMRPAKLGEPVRVRGEVVRMARQVAYAEATTRDDQDRMVSRSTGTFLLHRDAG